One Tolypothrix bouteillei VB521301 DNA window includes the following coding sequences:
- a CDS encoding YkvA family protein, with the protein MQSLKKFAKKLKQEVYAVYLASKDPRTPWYAKVLAVIIVAYAFSPLDLIPDPIPLLGYLDDLIIIPLGIWLVLKLIPPSVLSECRERAEIEKLQGKPTNWIAAIFIVVIWLLLGIAIAIWLNNIFAFVK; encoded by the coding sequence ATGCAGTCATTAAAAAAGTTTGCCAAGAAACTTAAACAAGAAGTTTATGCTGTTTATCTCGCTAGTAAAGACCCCAGAACTCCTTGGTATGCTAAAGTTTTAGCAGTTATTATTGTTGCTTATGCTTTTAGCCCTCTTGATTTAATTCCAGATCCGATTCCCTTACTTGGTTATTTAGACGATCTCATTATCATTCCACTAGGTATTTGGTTGGTTCTGAAGTTAATTCCTCCATCTGTATTATCCGAATGCCGAGAGCGGGCTGAGATAGAAAAGTTGCAGGGTAAACCAACTAACTGGATAGCAGCAATATTCATTGTGGTTATTTGGCTGCTGTTAGGAATAGCGATCGCAATTTGGTTAAATAATATTTTTGCCTTTGTTAAGTAG
- a CDS encoding GAF domain-containing protein produces MQIHSQSEVGPSANTHIEQGLQRVLDRLVRTMHRDEFIRHTTNQLRETLASDRVVLYYFYWQWHGQVTFESLSHNKFSILGSTGADDCFSDKYAGLYLAGRVRAIADIELEPILTCHRDFLRSIQVRANLVVPIVIPRGLWGLLAAHHCQQPRSWSPSDIELMQTAAQTLATDSNILES; encoded by the coding sequence ATTCAAATTCATTCTCAGTCAGAGGTTGGCCCTAGCGCCAACACTCACATTGAACAGGGCTTGCAAAGAGTTCTAGACAGACTTGTCAGAACAATGCATCGGGATGAATTCATTCGACATACAACCAATCAACTTAGAGAAACACTTGCGTCCGATCGCGTGGTTTTGTATTACTTTTACTGGCAGTGGCACGGGCAGGTAACTTTTGAGTCTTTAAGCCATAATAAATTTTCAATATTAGGTTCAACAGGGGCAGATGATTGTTTTAGTGACAAGTACGCAGGTCTGTATTTAGCAGGACGGGTGAGAGCGATCGCGGATATTGAATTAGAACCCATCCTCACGTGTCACCGAGATTTTCTTCGCAGCATACAAGTGCGTGCTAACCTAGTCGTACCAATTGTGATCCCCAGAGGACTGTGGGGATTGTTAGCCGCCCATCACTGTCAACAGCCCCGTTCTTGGTCACCATCGGATATTGAACTGATGCAAACAGCAGCACAAACTCTGGCAACAGATTCTAACATTTTAGAGAGTTAG